A segment of the Anopheles cruzii chromosome 2, idAnoCruzAS_RS32_06, whole genome shotgun sequence genome:
CGCGATGTTGAAGAAGAGGCCAGCTAGTCCCCCACCCTTGGCTAGCAATTAAATATGTGCATTTTTTGATTGGAGACAAAAACTCTTTCAATTACAAGACTTCCGAATATAAGTAACATACCTTGGACTGTTAGTCGATTTGTTTTGCAGACGTTACGATCAATGTGATTGGATTTATAATTTCCATTAAGCAAACGAACAATTAACtaaagcaacaaaaccaaaatttgtCAGAgtattttatgtgttttttttcttaacaGAAATTTCAACAATATTGTCCATTTTAAAAGATTTAAGAAAAGATAAATGATTAAATCGAAATGATGAAGATTAAAGACAACAAAATTGGAGAGAGAATTTAGATTTGAGTTTTCTCTCCGTTCGTCTGACACCAAAAAGCTCTGTCGAAAGTTCACCCAGCGAAGATGTATTGCGATTGCATACTGTTAGGCGCACGTGTTGGGAGATTCCAAATAAcaacttttttatttgatcCAACATTACTCCGTTTATTGGTCTCTCAAGCTGAGTAGGAAGGGTGGCCAAACGCCTCTGTCTAGAACAGTCCCGCCAAAGCGGATAGCGTTGCATCGTACACGTTCGTGTCAAAGCCCAGCGTTCGTACGATGTTGTCGATCCACGAGCGGAACAGGATCACGTTCGAGTACACCGCCGGGACGGCATCATGGCAACCGATTCCCCAAGCCACGGCGCCCACCTGTGCATAGCGGCTTTCGGAGGCCGCACCAATCGGGCACACCAGCGGAGCCCCTCCATCGCCTTCGCACGTGTCGACGCCGCGCTCGCCACCGGCACAGATGAACGTCTGATGcagccggaaccgggcggtgAGTCGCGTGGCTTGCAGTTGCCGCTCGCACGTGGACGATGTCACCAGCGGAAGCGGGACCTTTTTCATGATCACGCTGTACTTGCCCGCCTTCCCGAACTGCTGCTTGCCCCAGCCCGTGGCGAAGCAATCCGTACGCCGCGTGTCAAAGTTGGCCGGCGGAAGGCACACTACGTTAATGTGCTCGGTCAACTGGATCGGACTGTCCAGTTCCACGATGGCTACGTCGTACGCCAAGCTGCGCGGGTTATACTCCGGGTGGGTGTTAACTCGCGTAATTGCCCGCTCCTGGAACGGGAGTCGTTCCTTCGTCGTCTGCGTGTCCCATTCGCCTGCACGGACCTTCAGCTGACCCTGTCGGAAGCCCTGCACGCAGTGGGCCCCGGTCAGAACGAGGTTCGGGTGGATCAGCGATccgccgcagctgctgctgccgtcttGCGTTTTGACGATCGCCACCGTCCACGGAAATTCACCGAAGCCGGCTTCGTTGTTCtgaagcaaaacaatacaCGTACACAGTCACAATGCTGTCGCTTAACCGAAAAGGAGTAAGGTTTAGGTACTCACGAAGTTACCCGTCAACGCGAAATCGATGCCACCGATGTTGCGCAACCCACAACCTTTCGGCCGCCCGACCGGCAGAACCCCCGGAGTATTGTTCATGGGCACCACCAGCGAATCGACTTCGCGGCAGCAAACATCCAGCACATCCTGGCAGCTTTCCGGATTGTATCTGCGGAAGAGGTTAAGAGCACAAAGCCGGTTAAACGATCCTGCCCGGTGTTATTTCCATCCTCCGGCACCTACTGGACATCGATCTCGTTGAATTTGTTCTGTTCGGCAAACTCGGGTTGGGGCCGGCAGGCAAAGTACGGTACGCAGGTACACCGTTCACCCTGGGCCGTCAGCAGCGTCGTCGGGCGTTGCGTTGGTATAATCGCATCCAGCGGGTCGCTCGTGGCCTGCGAACCTACGTTCTCCTCCTCTCCGACACGGTTGGCAAAGTTCAAGATCGTATCGTTGTCGGCGAAGAAGATCCTATCTATGGGAACCTGCGCCTTGGCGAAAGAGGCGATCCCCAACGCACCGAGAGTCACCAGCACCTTCCAAGTGTAGATCATTTTTGAGACGCGAGTGCTGTGCAAACGGACCGTCTTTTGGGGAAGGCAAACAAaggagaaaaataaatagaatcAGTGAGGCAATATGGGCGCGTTCGGGCGTTCGATTACGCAACGCAGGGGAAACCCGCTGCTTGCGTCTCCATTTCATTGTCTTCGAGCGATGCGATTAGTTTGCTACCTGAGAAACTGAAATCCCCCTGATTTACTTGTATTTTATTAATAACAACAAAGCGCTTCTCCAACATAGATTTAATTCTTATTTTCCGCCAATATTCATTCCAACTTCGAAGGTCTATACTTTACGTTCAGCCAACTTGACCTTGCGATAagacgccgccaccgaaacctGTTCCATTTGCAACGCTCCACTCCATCTTTCCACTCGGTTGTGTCTGAACAGATCCCCAATCCGGTTTCCCTGAAGGGAGCCACGAaatcgaccgatcggcgatcTTATTTCGTTCTGGTTTATCAGAAGGTCACCGACATCAACAAAACTCAAGGATGCTGCAATTTTTGACGGATGAAAAACTTCCCGTGGCTCGATGCAGTTTGAAGCGCCGTTCGCCGTTACCATTCTTGCCGGACACTCGGTTTGGCCTCCACCAGCCttggtttcgattttgtttgcaTCACGCACCGGCCAATTGTCGGCACGTTAGTCAATCCGTAATTCGTTGCAAAAACGCCCAAACGGCCGCCACTAAAAAGGCTGTCGAATGCTGGTGACccaacaaatggcaaatgaaAATTGGGCCACTACTTACCCGAAAGAGGAAAATAGCAAACGAACAGAACGCACACGCCAGTTGCTCGATCAACTGTGAAGTCGAGACGGTACGAGGTGAAACACTAGGGCAACACTGTGCTGGGGCGACCGCGACTgctatgcacacacacacgcacgcacgcaagcGCAGGAAACGAATCCGACTGGCTGAAGCGCCGGTACGCAACTAActccgcgatcgcgatcgacgatcgccgCGAAGGTGTTTCGTTTAGGCGATCGCGTTGGAGGGGGGGTGGCGTTCGGCGATGGTGTTTGGGTGGCTCTCTTTCGCGAAACACGAGATAAACAGGCGAATTctggcacacgcacacagctcAAGTAGGAAAAGGATTACGCACCGTGAAGCTCGTCGATAACTGGATTTGCTATGGTTGAGCACCCCGAGCTACAAACTTGATCTGCGACCGGACACGTTCATCAAATGGCGGGGATTACCCACGAAATTGATGGCAAACCTGTCCCACAAGGCTCTGCACTGCACACACAGCCATACTGCAGTAGAAGCACACTAACACTAACCGGGCATTGTGAGCTCGATCGTGCGAGATTAGGAGCTTGGAAattctgtttgtttacaattcGTCCGTTCGTCGTTGCTTAACGTGAGAGGTAGCCCCGGCACAGGTTTTACCGTTGTTGTCCGAGCACAACCGCAGCGGATTGTGTAGGATTTACCCATATTTCTACAAATAAAAGTGTTCAGATAGGGTTGGTACAATACAGTGTAAGTATGAACAAAATCTTCAGCGATTCTCATTAAttaatgatttaatttaaaatctcTCACGAAGTCAGACAGTCTCAACTTTGGGTTGATCTTGCAATGTCTCGATCGCAGTCTGTCCCCTGAGTTGACCTCTTCTAAGCGCATTTGTTTTCtaaaccaccagcaccgaatGAGGCCGGTTCTGTGGGCTTTTTCGATGGCTGTCAAAAATGTCCGTGACAcacaaattttttttcaacagATAAGCCGAAAGGCACCAAAGTTTTCGGTGGTGGGTTATGTCGATAACCTCGTGAGCAGGTCAAGGagcaggttttgttttgactttGGAAAAGTAGAACTTGTTGTTTGCCCAAGGACCATGGTGCTGCTTTACCGAAAGATTAGGAAGGCTCCGAATTATGACATTAAAATCAAGGAAAGAAATAATTATTGGTAGCATTCATTGTGTATTTTCATCAGGATACGTTTTATACTAATTTAAATAAGTCGCCACTGTCGGCACTGTCAAGACCCTTCGTAGAACATGCGATTTACGGACAGCGACTGCAGGTTGTTCACGATCCAGTcccgaacggacggaacgTCCACGTAAACACCGGGAACCTTATCACCGCACCCGATTCCCCAAGCGACGATACCCGCCTGATAGTAGCGCGTCGACGAACCGTGCATTGGACACACGAGGGCGgctccaccgtcaccggagcACACATCGGCACCCTCCTTCCCGCCGGCACACAGGAACGAACTGTGAAGGTTATACTTGACCCCGAGCCGGGTGGTTCGAAGCGCCTCCTGACACTTGCCCGACTGCACGATGGGCAGTGTAACGCGCTTCAGGATCTGCTGGTAAACGCCGCCCTTGCCAAACTTGTCCTTGCCCCAGCCCCCGGTGATGCACTCGGTGGTCGCCGCGGGCCGAACTCCCGGCGGAGGCAGACAGATGGTCTGCACGTTTTCGGCCGGATAGAATGGCTTCGCCAGCACGAGTAGCGCCACGTCGaaatggtggtgatggttgtAGCGTTCGTGTACCAGAACATTTTGCACGCCACTTTCCTGTGTCGGTAGTACCTCCGAGTCCGTTCGGGTGTCCCATTCTCCGGCGCGCACCAAAAGGTTTCTGGCCGTCTTGTTAACGACGTTGTGAGCCACCGTAAGGGCCACATTGGGGGCCAGCAGGGACGCAACGCACACGTATATCTCCTTCCTACCGAAATCGCCGATATCCGTCGTCTCCATCACGAGTAGAGTCCACGGGAACTCGCCTGAAAGTGTGCAAGCAGTAACAGTAAGGAGACTCCCCATCAGCTGGGCTAGACGTGTGTCATACCATATTCCGCTTCATCAACAACGCCACCGATCCGGAAGCCAACACCGTCCGTGTTACGCTGACCACACGGTTGGAACTGTTCCTCCGTCGTCGTTCTTGGACCATTCGTCGCTGATGATTGTTCCTCGCTGATGTGATCGTCCGAGCAGCACACATCCAGGTAGTGCGCACACTGGCCAACCACGGTCGATTCCTCCTGCCCGATCCGCAgatccacttccggtggcgcatCGTCTTCATCCTGAAGACAGTTCTTGAGCGGCACACACTTACCACTGCAGGTGCTCTACGGGCAAAGATAAGACGTTCGGTGACTTTTCGCGTTCAAGCACCTCCCATCGAGCCCCGCTGCATACCTGACCATGGACGCCTCCCGCCAGCGTTACGAGAAGCACCAGGGGAATAAATCCCGCGACGAGTAGGTTCATGGTGCAGCCGGATCGCGAACCCCGTTGCGATGGTGTTTCGCGAACGCGATGTAAGCTACTGGCGTCGCGTAGCTCCACCGAGAGGGGGTAAACAAATAACGATCCGATCGGCTGAAGCAGAGTCCGATTACTATAACGATGACCAGTACgcaaacgatgacgacgacgacaacgacaacgaagATCACGGCTCGGGCTACGATCGGGTGTCTCCCACTCGAACCGGTCTGCAACGTCGAAGGCATCTTGACACTGACCGGTCGACAGTAATCCCTGTGGACCGGTTGGAGCGAATAAAAGCCAATGTCTATGGCCCTATCTTCCGAGCAGAGAATTGGCAATCACTTGATGGCTTCATCGCCTTAAAAACCACCAGATCACTTAAAGATGATGCCAATGCGCTGATCTGCGGACTAACCACGAAACCTTATAGGGTTATGGTGACCTACAGAAAATGGAAAGTCCAAAATGTGCCCAAAAATCCGAAAGGGGTATGGAGACTCTTGGTGAATCACACCAGTTCCAGTACCTTTCATTACTACCCGACTTTCTGTCCAGCCAGCATCGACTACAGATGTTCGATAGTGGATAGTGAATAATTATAACCTACTGTCCGAGCTCTTGGGAGTTGAGAGTAAAATCTTCCCACCTACCTTGTAGGGTCTCGTCAAGGTCGGTTTGCTTTCAATTGCGCCGTGACGAGTAAATGTTTACTTAAAAACATCGCGATGAAAACAATTATGTAACATTTCCGAGACCTCCACCGGACGGACCGATAGAGGACTGGAGAAGATCGACCCCTCCAACTAAGCTGAGTGTTGGCTCAACATTCAGTAACGTTTGAACGTTCCCCACGACAGTGTCCACCGaagccaaagccaccgtaGAAAGATGGCCCGCTGGAAGCCCGCTCTCACTCGATCGCTTCTATTCGCGGTACTGGCGATAGTTCTTTTGCACTTGATCGTGTCGATTTCGGGAGCATGCGTCTGCGTCCCGGAAGAGCTTTGTCCAGCGCCTGAAGTGGATCTGCGGTTGGTTGACACCGACGAGGAGTGCCAACCGGGAGCAGTGTGCTGCGACGTATCCATGGGAACGTTAACCATGGGGAACGTACCCAAGAGCCAGCCATTCTGCGCGACCGCGTGCGTTTTGAGCGAAGACCAGTGTTCGGGAGACTATCTGGACAACGAGTACGGTGAGGGTCTGCTCGATGTGCGGCTGATGTCCGATGAGAAATGTCCCGGCGATTACATCTGCTGTAAGTCCGTGGAACCGTCGATCCAAGCAGTTTGCAATGGAACCTGCGTGCCGGGCGGCATGTGCACCATGTTTGAATCATCTGGAACCGTCGGATGCACAGGGGGTCAAGTGTGCTGTCGGATGAACCGAAACATGTGGACAGGACTCATTAACGAGATCAACGCGATCGATCACGCGGAAAGCGCCGTGAAGCAGCCGGAGACCCACTGCGAGGGGGCCGGCGGCGCCGACGGTTCCCCAGCCTGGTTCGTATCGGTTTGGGCACGGGTGGAAGTTTTGCAAGGCTTCCTCAGTCACCGGTTTCTCTGCGGTGGCGTGCTGGTTTCGCCAAAGATCGTGCTCACGTTAGCCAGCTGTGTGGAGCGTACGACTTCCAGTAACCTTTACGTGATCCTCGGCAGCAACTATGACCTTGTGAACCGGTTTTCGATTCGGGACGATGATGTACGTAGCTTCGCGGAGAGAGTTCGGCTGAGAGATTTGAACCGTTTCAATCCATTCTTTTCAACAGACCTACACGATCGATAAGTTGATCCTCCACGAGGATTACGACCCAGCGACGGAAACAGCTCCTAATAACGCCGCCCTGCTTCGACTGTCAGAAGCGGCGTCGCCACAGGGTGGTGAAGAGTGTTTTGCAAGGTTCACCACAGAAGGTGAGCCGCTGGGCGAATGTTACGTCTTCGGTTGGAACAAGGATGCTTACGTGCAAGGCTCCGAAAGCCTTCTGAGGAGCTACCCAACGAAGTTCAACGTAAATGGTTGCAATCCTGGTACGGTTTGCTTCGAACCCGGCGCCAATTGTGAGGATCGTTCGATGCAGGGTTCAGCCGTCGTTTGTGGTGATCGCCGCCAGAGAGCTACAAAGCTACACGCGCTACTCGTTAACAATTGCACCGGTTTGGCGGTGGACCACCTTTCGGCTTGGCTTCGGCACCAGGAAAACCCCACCTTCATGCAGATGCCTCAACGACCGGTGCCCTCGCGTCAATATCTTCCGGTGTAAGAGAAGggcaaataaatggaaaacgcTTACGCTTATCTCGCTACCACACTCTGACACCATTGGTTTGTCATCTGTTGGCCGCGACACATCTCGGACCGGACGGGtgcaattttatttcatcgaTCGAACGTCTTAGGGGGCGGCGAACACGTAGTCACGGGCTGCCACGTTGTGGCTCTGGAGCTGTTTGTCGATCCAGTCCCGGAAGTAGGCCACATTGCCGTACACGCCGGGAATATTGTTCTCGCCACAGCCGATGCCCCACGCTACGATGCCCGCCTGGTAGTAGTAGGTCGGTGAGCCCGGGATCGGGCACACCAGCGGcgaaccaccatcaccgcggCACGTATCCTCTCCGGCGCGTCCACCGGCACAGAGGAAGCTGTTGTGCAGTACGAACCGTCGGCCAAGGCGCGTCGTGCGCAGCGATTCCTGGCACTTGGCGTGCGGtacgaccggcagctggaCCTTCTTCAGGATCACCTGATATTTACCTTCCTTGCCGAAGATGTTCTTGCCCCAGCCGGACGCGAAGCACTCGGTCGCGTCGAACTTggcgttcggcggcggcagacaGATCGGTTGGACGTTCTCCGCCAGCAGGAACGGTTCGGTCAGGATCAGCAGGGCCACGTCGTTCGCCAGCGAAGCCTTGTTGAACGCTTCGTGCGTGATCATCTGGGCCACC
Coding sequences within it:
- the LOC128277612 gene encoding phenoloxidase-activating factor 2-like — translated: MIYTWKVLVTLGALGIASFAKAQVPIDRIFFADNDTILNFANRVGEEENVGSQATSDPLDAIIPTQRPTTLLTAQGERCTCVPYFACRPQPEFAEQNKFNEIDVQYNPESCQDVLDVCCREVDSLVVPMNNTPGVLPVGRPKGCGLRNIGGIDFALTGNFNNEAGFGEFPWTVAIVKTQDGSSSCGGSLIHPNLVLTGAHCVQGFRQGQLKVRAGEWDTQTTKERLPFQERAITRVNTHPEYNPRSLAYDVAIVELDSPIQLTEHINVVCLPPANFDTRRTDCFATGWGKQQFGKAGKYSVIMKKVPLPLVTSSTCERQLQATRLTARFRLHQTFICAGGERGVDTCEGDGGAPLVCPIGAASESRYAQVGAVAWGIGCHDAVPAVYSNVILFRSWIDNIVRTLGFDTNVYDATLSALAGLF
- the LOC128267280 gene encoding phenoloxidase-activating factor 2-like; amino-acid sequence: MNLLVAGFIPLVLLVTLAGGVHGQSTCSGKCVPLKNCLQDEDDAPPEVDLRIGQEESTVVGQCAHYLDVCCSDDHISEEQSSATNGPRTTTEEQFQPCGQRNTDGVGFRIGGVVDEAEYGEFPWTLLVMETTDIGDFGRKEIYVCVASLLAPNVALTVAHNVVNKTARNLLVRAGEWDTRTDSEVLPTQESGVQNVLVHERYNHHHHFDVALLVLAKPFYPAENVQTICLPPPGVRPAATTECITGGWGKDKFGKGGVYQQILKRVTLPIVQSGKCQEALRTTRLGVKYNLHSSFLCAGGKEGADVCSGDGGAALVCPMHGSSTRYYQAGIVAWGIGCGDKVPGVYVDVPSVRDWIVNNLQSLSVNRMFYEGS
- the LOC128278372 gene encoding uncharacterized protein LOC128278372, whose product is MARWKPALTRSLLFAVLAIVLLHLIVSISGACVCVPEELCPAPEVDLRLVDTDEECQPGAVCCDVSMGTLTMGNVPKSQPFCATACVLSEDQCSGDYLDNEYGEGLLDVRLMSDEKCPGDYICCKSVEPSIQAVCNGTCVPGGMCTMFESSGTVGCTGGQVCCRMNRNMWTGLINEINAIDHAESAVKQPETHCEGAGGADGSPAWFVSVWARVEVLQGFLSHRFLCGGVLVSPKIVLTLASCVERTTSSNLYVILGSNYDLVNRFSIRDDDTYTIDKLILHEDYDPATETAPNNAALLRLSEAASPQGGEECFARFTTEGEPLGECYVFGWNKDAYVQGSESLLRSYPTKFNVNGCNPGTVCFEPGANCEDRSMQGSAVVCGDRRQRATKLHALLVNNCTGLAVDHLSAWLRHQENPTFMQMPQRPVPSRQYLPV